A region of Desulfuromonas sp. TF DNA encodes the following proteins:
- a CDS encoding 16S rRNA (uracil(1498)-N(3))-methyltransferase → SFRRFSFVGARNHLPGGVDLSSLSAGALMRRFFLPPANMANEEITLSSEILHHLGAVLRLSAGEEIVLLDGLGNLCRCRIESLDRRSGKARVLHRWREEESALPVCLLQALPKGDKMDLVLQKGTELGVSIFIPVLAGRSISRPGTGEEKRQLRWERIVREAARQCRRPCLPHLTSPLPLPQALSECNADLRLMLWEEESRPLAGALPAAAPRQAAILVGPEGGFSSQEAELARRAGFLPVRIGPRILRTETAGFAVASILQYLYGDLGPCSKAHPCKEMP, encoded by the coding sequence AAGCTTTCGCCGCTTTTCCTTTGTCGGAGCCCGAAATCACTTGCCGGGAGGAGTGGATCTGTCTTCTCTATCGGCGGGAGCGCTGATGCGACGCTTCTTTCTTCCCCCCGCCAACATGGCTAATGAAGAAATCACCCTCTCGTCCGAGATTCTGCACCACCTAGGGGCGGTGCTGCGGCTTTCGGCAGGAGAGGAGATCGTGCTTCTGGACGGATTGGGGAACCTGTGCCGCTGCCGCATCGAGTCCCTCGACCGGCGTTCAGGAAAGGCTCGCGTGCTTCACCGGTGGCGCGAGGAGGAGAGCGCCCTTCCCGTCTGTCTGCTGCAGGCCCTCCCCAAGGGCGACAAAATGGATCTCGTTCTGCAGAAAGGGACTGAGCTGGGGGTGTCGATTTTCATCCCGGTGCTGGCCGGACGCAGCATTTCCCGCCCCGGGACCGGAGAGGAAAAGCGCCAGCTCCGCTGGGAGCGCATAGTCCGGGAGGCTGCCCGTCAGTGCCGCCGTCCTTGTCTCCCTCACCTCACCTCACCTCTGCCTCTGCCTCAAGCCCTGTCCGAATGCAATGCCGACCTACGTCTGATGCTCTGGGAAGAAGAGAGCCGCCCCCTTGCCGGGGCGTTGCCCGCTGCTGCGCCTCGGCAGGCAGCCATTCTCGTCGGCCCTGAAGGAGGCTTCTCGTCTCAGGAGGCGGAACTCGCCCGGCGGGCGGGCTTCCTTCCGGTTCGGATCGGACCGCGCATTCTCAGGACTGAAACGGCCGGATTCGCCGTCGCGTCCATCCTGCAGTATCTTTACGGAGATTTGGGACCCTGCTCAAAAGCCCATCCGTGCAAGGAGATGCCATGA
- a CDS encoding hydroxyacylglutathione hydrolase family protein yields the protein MPLEIVQVPAGEMENFSYLVYCPASGRGIAVDPSLAPEKLLAAAAERNIVLEILVNTHGHRDHTAGNGRIVEATGARLAAHPADVPGADIPLTEGTLITISEERVKVLHTPGHTPGSIVLNPPGALITGDTLFVTRVGRADLPGSDPEELYRSLRRLAEFPPETRVYPGHDYGPRPVSTIGFERENNPYLQCPNLESFIRLRMG from the coding sequence ATGCCCCTGGAAATCGTTCAGGTTCCCGCCGGCGAGATGGAGAACTTCTCCTACCTCGTCTACTGCCCGGCCAGCGGCCGGGGGATCGCCGTCGATCCTTCTCTCGCCCCGGAAAAGCTGCTTGCGGCCGCCGCAGAACGCAACATCGTCCTGGAGATTCTGGTCAACACCCACGGCCACCGCGATCACACCGCCGGCAACGGCCGCATCGTCGAGGCTACCGGCGCCAGACTCGCCGCTCACCCAGCCGACGTTCCCGGGGCAGACATTCCGCTGACAGAGGGGACCCTCATTACCATCAGCGAGGAAAGGGTGAAGGTCCTCCACACCCCCGGGCATACCCCCGGCTCGATCGTCCTGAATCCGCCCGGTGCCCTGATCACCGGCGACACCCTCTTCGTCACGCGGGTCGGCCGGGCCGATCTCCCCGGCAGCGACCCCGAAGAACTCTATCGCAGCCTGCGCCGGCTGGCGGAATTTCCACCGGAAACCCGCGTCTATCCCGGGCATGACTACGGGCCCCGGCCCGTTTCCACCATCGGCTTCGAGCGGGAGAACAACCCCTATCTGCAGTGTCCAAACCTGGAAAGCTTTATCCGCCTGCGAATGGGTTAA
- a CDS encoding RDD family protein, whose amino-acid sequence MKCPKCGYNSFDHLESCKKCGEDMETHKARFGLRSLFFGCGKGEPATPLTSVEEAESKALPEDEVAPAAATDFGFDFMDKQLPTEDPLNSSLEELLGTGLKESQVFYVEQKEPSPGSSAIPSPLEHYDDVPAGDASDFDVTWEEKSLTGAGEISGDEGMFASETFPGFAENEASGLDLSRAAVPFGATPDTYGQNSDAAPGLSDEEFPEFVFEEEPVETQDEFPRIFEKEIAGQDFALMDQPSMWEDSGVSTGGVAGRSILSESFPAAEPFSWDDATEEPSEDGNSHLGSSAPNLAELFLKSLDDGADDDGVTAAVPALFADEELFGNISSEVTLDLPEGLEETGAGKSVVPAPPSLSSRLGAGITDLVILTVVFILFLMAGEVALDSGQSGIFFPSPANLIELATPYFLVLFAVCFGYFTLFHFLIGQTPGKMLFRIRVVGEEGGGLMFSQAFLRSVGGLLSLLPAGLGYLRIAFDGERRGWNDRLANSRVVPVTGWERLEELSEEGLAEEG is encoded by the coding sequence ATGAAGTGTCCCAAATGCGGATATAACAGCTTCGACCACCTGGAGAGCTGCAAAAAGTGTGGCGAGGATATGGAGACGCACAAGGCCAGGTTCGGCCTGCGCAGCCTGTTCTTCGGCTGCGGGAAGGGCGAGCCGGCCACGCCCCTGACCTCGGTGGAAGAAGCGGAATCGAAAGCTCTGCCCGAGGATGAAGTCGCTCCGGCCGCGGCGACGGACTTCGGATTCGATTTCATGGACAAGCAACTCCCCACCGAAGATCCGCTCAATTCCTCCCTGGAAGAACTGCTCGGCACCGGTCTTAAGGAAAGTCAGGTTTTTTATGTCGAACAAAAGGAACCTTCTCCAGGTTCCTCCGCCATCCCCTCCCCGCTTGAACACTATGATGACGTTCCGGCGGGTGACGCCTCTGATTTCGACGTCACCTGGGAAGAAAAGTCTCTGACCGGAGCCGGAGAAATTTCCGGCGACGAAGGAATGTTCGCATCTGAAACGTTCCCCGGATTTGCGGAGAATGAGGCTTCCGGTCTCGATTTGTCCAGGGCTGCCGTTCCCTTCGGGGCCACCCCCGATACTTACGGCCAGAACTCTGATGCGGCTCCAGGATTATCGGATGAGGAGTTTCCGGAATTCGTTTTCGAGGAGGAACCTGTCGAAACTCAAGACGAATTTCCCCGTATATTCGAGAAGGAAATCGCCGGACAAGACTTTGCCCTGATGGACCAGCCGTCGATGTGGGAAGATTCCGGTGTTTCGACTGGAGGCGTTGCGGGACGGTCAATCCTTTCCGAATCCTTCCCCGCCGCCGAACCGTTTTCTTGGGATGACGCAACCGAAGAACCGTCCGAAGATGGGAACAGTCACCTCGGATCTTCGGCACCGAATCTGGCTGAGCTTTTCCTCAAATCTCTCGACGACGGTGCCGATGACGACGGTGTGACGGCAGCGGTTCCTGCCCTTTTTGCGGACGAGGAACTCTTCGGAAATATTTCGTCGGAAGTGACGCTGGATCTTCCGGAGGGTCTGGAGGAAACAGGGGCCGGAAAATCCGTCGTGCCCGCCCCCCCCTCTCTGAGCTCCCGGCTTGGAGCCGGAATCACGGACCTGGTCATCCTGACCGTGGTCTTCATCCTCTTTCTGATGGCGGGAGAGGTGGCTCTCGACTCCGGCCAGAGCGGAATTTTTTTCCCCTCCCCGGCGAATCTGATCGAACTGGCGACACCCTACTTTCTGGTCCTTTTCGCTGTCTGTTTCGGTTATTTCACCCTCTTTCATTTTTTGATCGGCCAAACACCCGGAAAGATGCTCTTCCGGATACGGGTCGTGGGAGAGGAAGGGGGAGGTTTGATGTTCTCCCAGGCTTTTCTGCGCAGCGTCGGGGGCCTGCTGTCCCTGCTTCCGGCCGGCCTCGGCTATCTTCGCATCGCCTTTGACGGGGAACGGCGAGGCTGGAATGATCGACTGGCGAACAGCCGGGTGGTTCCCGTAACCGGGTGGGAGCGTCTGGAAGAATTAAGTGAAGAGGGTCTGGCGGAGGAGGGATAG